One window of the Eucalyptus grandis isolate ANBG69807.140 chromosome 6, ASM1654582v1, whole genome shotgun sequence genome contains the following:
- the LOC108960498 gene encoding polcalcin Bet v 4, with the protein MADDGKAERDRIFKRFDANGDGKISSTELGDALKTLGSVTGDEVKRMMAEIDTDGDGFISHKEFTDFALANPGLMKDVAKIF; encoded by the coding sequence atggcagatgatggcaaggCCGAGAGGGACCGGATATTCAAGCGGTTCGACGCCAACGGGGACGGCAAAATCTCATCCACCGAGCTGGGCGACGCGCTCAAGACCCTAGGCTCTGTCACCGGGGACGAGGTCAAGCGCATGATGGCCGAGATCGACACCGATGGCGATGGCTTCATTTCCCACAAGGAGTTCACCGACTTCGCACTGGCCAACCCGGGCTTGATGAAGGATGTTGCCAAGATCTTCTAA